In the Coriobacteriia bacterium genome, one interval contains:
- a CDS encoding NUDIX hydrolase, producing MGELIEYFEDPAISEKILSSVRSFEGRLVKVDSVDIELPNGHKTQHEVIRHPGAVCVIALDDQGRVLIVRQYRTALERVTIEVPAGKIDPGEDPEDAVRRELAEETGYAAGQIRRLASIAVAVGYSDEIIHLYMATDLVPGSAHPDDDEFVVAEWVSIESLIDSVLDGRIEDSKTVIAALICDALRHRM from the coding sequence ATGGGAGAGCTAATCGAGTACTTCGAGGATCCCGCGATCAGCGAGAAGATTCTCAGTTCCGTGCGCAGCTTCGAGGGACGCCTGGTCAAGGTCGATTCCGTCGACATCGAGTTGCCCAACGGGCATAAGACGCAGCACGAGGTCATCCGTCACCCGGGTGCGGTATGCGTCATCGCGCTCGACGACCAGGGCCGCGTGCTCATCGTGCGCCAGTACCGCACGGCGCTCGAGCGCGTGACCATCGAGGTTCCCGCAGGCAAGATCGACCCTGGCGAGGACCCCGAAGATGCCGTACGTCGTGAGCTCGCCGAGGAGACGGGCTACGCAGCAGGGCAAATCCGCCGTCTTGCCTCCATTGCCGTGGCCGTGGGTTATAGCGATGAAATCATCCATCTGTACATGGCGACAGACCTCGTACCCGGCTCCGCGCATCCGGATGATGACGAGTTTGTCGTCGCCGAGTGGGTGAGCATCGAATCGCTCATCGACTCCGTCCTCGACGGCCGCATCGAGGATTCGAAGACCGTTATCGCCGCGCTCATATGCGATGCGCTGCGCCATAGAATGTAG
- the purE gene encoding 5-(carboxyamino)imidazole ribonucleotide mutase — protein MSAEKPLVGIILGSKSDAPEFEGCKEMLEKFGVPYEFVIHSAHRNPDDVREWAISAELRGLKVIIAGAGKAAALGGVVASHTPLPVIAVPMKTSDLGGMDSLLSTVQMPTGVPLACVAINGTKNAAILATQILGTAMPEYRDAIIEYKRELAGK, from the coding sequence ATGTCCGCAGAAAAACCGCTGGTAGGAATCATTCTGGGCTCCAAATCGGATGCCCCCGAGTTTGAGGGCTGCAAGGAGATGCTCGAGAAGTTTGGCGTGCCCTACGAGTTCGTCATCCACTCCGCGCACCGCAATCCCGATGACGTGCGCGAATGGGCCATCAGTGCCGAGTTGCGCGGCCTCAAGGTTATCATCGCCGGTGCCGGCAAGGCTGCAGCGCTTGGTGGCGTCGTGGCATCGCACACGCCGCTGCCCGTCATCGCCGTGCCCATGAAGACGAGCGACCTGGGCGGCATGGACTCGCTACTCTCCACGGTGCAGATGCCCACGGGCGTGCCCCTGGCCTGCGTCGCCATCAACGGCACCAAGAATGCCGCGATTCTGGCCACGCAGATTCTCGGCACCGCCATGCCCGAGTACCGTGACGCCATCATCGAATACAAGCGCGAACTCGCCGGCAAATAA
- a CDS encoding flavodoxin — translation MHCEQKLAEGLYWIGGDDKRLGLFEASHPVPHGMSYNNYLLLDEKVVLFDTIDRAVEERFFETVDYLLDGRKIDYIIVSHMEPDHSATLGAMAAMHPEAQLVCTKVCKTLIGQFFDPELAARCMVVGDGDSIETGTHTLAFATAPMVHWPEVMVTYDVEDKILFSADAFGSFGGLDGRLFDDMYDFEDELLDEVRRYYANIVGKYGTQVNELLDKADTLDIKMICPLHGPIIRDNIDLIKSKYRSWASYEPEDEGVVIAYASVYGGTRDVAEKLAFKLSDAGIHDLALYDLSVTDPSYVLADAFRASNIVLASVTYNADVFPKMKELVDCFVGHNLRRRRFSFIQNGSWGPIAGKKMMDAVEAIPEHEIVGELFTIKSRMTDEQDGELDALAQAIVDSIRNPEAPIMADVQNVAPEPTPIVGAVKPQAAPPSKEPVRAKGDMPIAPGMEGKVRPLDTPAGPADDDGPTTKVIQIWRCTFCGYQAEVPKGTDMDTFVCPVCLKSGPGQFILVREKMVPMK, via the coding sequence ATGCACTGCGAACAGAAGCTCGCCGAAGGCCTGTATTGGATTGGCGGAGACGACAAGCGTCTCGGGTTGTTCGAGGCTAGTCATCCAGTGCCGCACGGCATGTCTTACAACAACTATCTGCTGCTCGACGAGAAGGTCGTGCTTTTCGACACCATCGACCGCGCGGTCGAGGAGCGCTTCTTCGAGACGGTCGACTATCTGCTTGACGGGCGCAAAATCGACTACATCATCGTCTCGCACATGGAGCCCGACCACAGCGCCACGCTCGGCGCCATGGCCGCCATGCATCCGGAGGCCCAGCTCGTCTGCACCAAGGTTTGCAAGACGCTCATCGGGCAATTCTTCGACCCCGAGCTCGCGGCCCGCTGCATGGTCGTGGGCGACGGCGACTCCATCGAGACCGGAACGCACACGCTCGCCTTTGCGACGGCCCCCATGGTGCACTGGCCCGAGGTCATGGTCACCTACGATGTCGAGGATAAGATTCTGTTCTCGGCCGACGCCTTCGGCTCCTTTGGCGGTTTGGACGGACGTCTCTTCGATGATATGTACGATTTCGAGGACGAGCTGCTCGACGAGGTGCGCCGCTATTACGCCAACATCGTGGGCAAGTACGGAACGCAGGTCAACGAGCTCCTCGACAAGGCCGACACGCTCGACATCAAGATGATTTGTCCGCTGCATGGCCCCATCATCAGGGACAACATCGATCTGATTAAATCCAAGTATCGCAGCTGGGCGAGCTACGAGCCCGAGGATGAGGGCGTTGTCATTGCCTACGCCTCGGTCTACGGGGGCACGCGCGATGTGGCCGAGAAGCTCGCCTTCAAGCTGAGCGATGCGGGCATTCACGACCTGGCCCTCTACGACCTGTCCGTGACCGATCCGAGCTACGTGCTGGCCGACGCCTTCCGCGCGAGCAACATCGTGCTGGCCTCCGTCACCTACAACGCGGACGTGTTTCCCAAGATGAAGGAGCTTGTCGATTGCTTCGTCGGACATAACCTGCGTCGCCGTCGCTTCTCGTTTATCCAGAACGGCAGCTGGGGTCCCATCGCAGGCAAGAAGATGATGGATGCGGTCGAAGCCATTCCCGAGCACGAGATTGTGGGGGAGCTGTTCACCATCAAGTCGCGCATGACCGACGAACAGGACGGAGAGCTCGACGCTCTCGCGCAAGCCATCGTGGATTCGATTCGCAACCCGGAAGCGCCCATCATGGCCGACGTGCAAAATGTCGCGCCCGAACCCACGCCCATCGTGGGCGCCGTCAAGCCGCAGGCAGCTCCGCCGAGCAAGGAGCCGGTGCGCGCCAAGGGCGATATGCCCATCGCCCCGGGTATGGAGGGCAAAGTGCGACCGCTTGATACGCCTGCGGGCCCTGCCGATGATGACGGCCCTACCACCAAGGTCATCCAGATCTGGCGCTGCACCTTC